The segment CTTATTGAAGGGCTTTAATTTTAAAAAGGGAGAAGGTCGCGAATCCATTCGGATTGCGTTGCAGACTCTTTGCAAGGAATTGCAACATATGGAGCAGCTCTCCGATGCGGAGCGGGTAATGGGGGATCTATTGGAGAGGGAAGAGCTTGGCGGGCTTGGGATACCGGGTACAAAGCTTGCATTGTTCCACGCGAAAAGTGATGCCGTGTTACAACCATCCTTTTCAATTTTCAAACTGGCTCATTCTTGTCCGACAACAGGCATGGATCAGGGACCAATGGAAGTGGAGTCGGTCCTCCTTCTTCTTGCCCCCTCAGAGGCGGAGAAAGAGGTATTAGAAGTACTGAGCCATATTAGTGCATCCATCATAGAAGATGACCGAAGCATTTCACGATTTGAATCAGTGGACGGGGTTGCGATTGGGAATCATCTTGCTGCCACATTAAACCGCTATTTTAACGAAAAATTAACTGAATTAAGGAGTGTTTGAATCATGACTTTACCAATCTTAGCAAAAGAAAACATCCTATTAAACGAATCTGCAGGCACAAAAGAGGAAGCAATTAAAAAAACAGGGCAACTATTAGTAGACCGCGGGTATGTAGAAGCAGCATATATTGAAAAGATGTTGGAACGTGAAGAATTAACTTCTACTTACATGGGTAACTTTGTTGCGATCCCACATGGTACAGAGGATGCAAAAAAAGCAGTGAAAGAATCCGGGATCGCTATTTTACAAGTTCCGGCTGGTGTGGAATTTGGTGCAGGTAATGAAGTGAAATTATTGATCGGTATTGCAGGAAAAGGCGATGAGCACCTGGAGATTCTTTCGCAAATTGCGATTGTCTGCTCCGAAGAAGAAAATGTTCAACAGATTGTGAAGGCAACATCTGCTGAAGAGATCCTTGAATTATTTGAAGGGGTTCAATAACATGAAGGCACTTCATTATGGTGCAGGCAATATCGGCAGAGGCTTTATTGGAGCTTTGCTTTATCAGGCAGGCTATAAGACCACTTTTGTGGATGTAAACAGTGAAATAGTGGATTTGATTAATGAAAAAAAAGAGTATCGAGTGGTACTGGCGGATAAAACGCAGCAGGAGTTGGTTGTACGTAATGTGTCGGCCATCAATAGTATGAAAGATAGTGGCGGGTTGGAAAAGGCGATTGTGGATGCGGATATCATTACTACTGCAGTCGGCCCCTCCATCCTCCCGATCATCGCGAAATCGCTTGTAAGTGGTTTGCGTAACCGTCTGGAAACCAACAAGGCCCCATTAAACATCATAGCCTGTGAAAACCTTATCGGTGGAAGTTCCTTGTTGAAACAGCATGTATATGAAGGGCTGGCACCAGATGAAATCGTGTTATTCGATGAGCTGTTCGCGTTTCCGGATGCTGCTGTCGACAGGATCGTGCCAAATCAGACGAATGCTGATAAGTTGATGGTCACTGTGGAACCGTATTATGAGTGGGTGGTGGATGAGTCTGCACTTGTTGGGGAAACACCAGCCATTGGAGGGATCACGTTTGTCCATGATTTGACCCCGTATATTGAACGTAAGTTGTTCACGGTGAATACAGGCCATGCCACAGTTGCCTATTTAGGTTATCAAAAAGGCTGCAAAACAATAGACGAAGCACTGACAAATGAGGGGGTTCGTAAGGTAGCGGAGTCCGCTTTAAAGGAAACAGGAATGGTCCTTGTCGGGAAATATGGATTCGATAAGAAGGAGCATGAGGCATACATCGGCAAGATCCTTTCCCGATTTGAAAACTCCTATATCACGGATGATGTCACAAGGGTAGGACGTGCTCCGCTCAGAAAGCTCGGTGGGAACGACCGCCTAGTTGGACCGGCAAAACAATACCTCGAGCTATTCGGTCATCCTCCAGCTAACCTGATAAAGGCGATCGCAGCCGCCATCACTTACGATATGCCAACTGATGACGAAGCCCAGAAGATTCAACAACTAATCCACGAAAAAGGATTGCAGGAGGCCATCACGGAAATAACCGGACTTGAAGCTGACAATCCTATTACCGAGCAAATCGTGAAGGAAGTAGGGGTCTGACCCGCTGTGCGTTAATGCGTTAAAGAGAGCTCTCTTTTTTGAAGAGGGCTCTTTGTTTTGGGGGCTGGGCTGGTCGTTCTTTGCTTGCTTTACGGTCTGAGGGGTGTGTCGATGAGGGGTGCTTTTTGTCGAATGGAAAGTATTTTGCTCTTAATGGATCGTAAATTTAGTTAACGGAAAGTATTTTGCTCTTAATGGATCGTAAATTTAATTAACGGAAAATAAATGCTAGAGTTTGAATAGTAAACCTAGATTGTACTCCTACCGGTATGGGTATCCACCAATCTCTCCATGTTTCGCCCTGAATAATCTCTTGGAACATGCACCTCCCCGCCCGTCTTCTGCATAGGCTATTAGGCAGAAGTCTAGTTAGAGGAGGTTTTTTTATGTATTCAAACCAGAACTTTGGGCAGTATCCATATGCATATCGGCATACACCAACAGATGAGCGGCTGGTTTTTTTCTATCCAAGACCGAGACCACGGCCATATTATCCTTATTATTATCCATACTACCCAGCTCCCGCGCCATATTTCTATCCATACTATTATCCTCGACCACGTCCATACCCGTATTATCGCACTGATGAAACTGAGATGAGGGCAAGTTGGCGGGAGTGGGAGGATCTTGGGTCGCCTTTACTTGGGATGAAAGGTGCACCGGCAGTTGCATCCTGGTCTACGAACCGCCTCGATACCTTCGTGCGCGGGGAAGACAACCGGATGTGGCAGAAGTTTTGGAATGGCAGAAGGTGGAGTCGTTGGAATGATCTTGGTGCGCCGCGGGGCGGTTTGAGAAGTTCACCGGCGGCAGTATCATGGGGACCGAACCGGATCGATACATTTGCCCGGGGCGCCAATGATGGCATGTGGCATAAGTGGTGGGATGGACAGCGCTGGAGTCAGTGGGAAGATCTTGGTTCCCCGCGCGGCGGTTTCAAAGGTACACCATCCGTCTCTTCCTGGTCTGCCAATCGTTTAGACTGCTTTGTACAAGGCATGGACAATAATATGTGGCATAAGTGGTGGGACGGTGCACGTTGGAGTCAATGGGAGAATCTTGGATCCCCACGGGGAGGACTTACTGGATCACCTGGTGCGGTATCATGGGGACCAAATAGAATTGACTGCTTTGTGCGCGGCATGAACGAGCGCATGTGGCATAAATGGTGGGACGGAAGAAGCTGGAGTCGCTGGGAGGACCTTGGCACACCAAGAGGCGGATTTGAAGGAGCGCCAGCTGCAGCCTCGTGGGCACCAAACCGGATTGATGTCTTTGTAAAAGGGGACGACAACCGCTTGTGGCAAAAATATTGGAATGGTCAACGCTGGAGCCAATGGGGCAACCTTGGTGCACCGAGAGGCGGCGTGCAATCCCATCCAGCTGCCGTTTCATGGGGACCAAACCGCTTGGATACGTTTGTAAGAGGAAACAATAAGAAAATGTGGCATAAGTGGTACGAATAAGTCAGAATATTATTGAAATTACTAAATACTAAGTATAAACTGGTAATACCAAACATAAATCTGGTATTACCAGTTTTGTTTTTTGAAGGCTCTTTTCTCAAAAATCGTTGCTATTCAAATCAGCAACTGTACTTTTCACTGCTTACCTAAAATAGGCATGTAGTTTACGCTGTATAACCGGGAAAAGAGTACGACAGTAAGGGATATAACGATTGTTTAAACAATACGGAAAAGCAACAAAGTTTATGAAATAGCTTTTATGAAGAAAAGGAGGCCGCCATACCTATGCGGGCAACAGATAAAGTCGAAAAACAATTTATTCGAAAAGTCCTTCAAGGTTATTATTCACCAGGATCCCAAATTCCGTCAGAACGCGAATTGGCCGCAGAGTTTGAAGTGGGGCGCCCTGTAATCCGCGAAGTCCTGCAACGGCTGGAGCGGGATGGGTGGCTGACTATCCGTCACAACCAGCGCGCCACGGTGAATGACTATTGGAAGGAAGGAAACCTCATGACGATCGTCCATATTCTGAACGAAGAAGACGCAATCCCAAATGCCTTTATCAACCACCTTCTGGAGCTTCGCAAGGACCTTTCACCATCATATGTAAAAGGGGCTGTTTCACATAAACCGTTAGAAGTTATCTCTCTTATAAAAGAAAGCGAGATTGTACCAGATGACCCGCAAGCCTTTGCGGAATATGATTGGTACCTCCAAAGAGGTTTGGCTGCAGCTGCACCGAACCCAATCTATCTATTGATTTTAAACAGTTTCCAGCACCTTTATATTAAAATGGCAGCCTATTACTTTGCAGAATCTGTTTATCGGGATGCCTCGAGAACCTATTATGAGAAACTCATGGAAGCGGCTCTGGAAAAAGACGGTGAAAAAGCCAAACAGGTTGTACAAGAGATGATGGAGCAAAGCATACAGATGTGGAAGGAACAAACAGCTATAAAATAAGCTGGATAAGGGGAGAAGGTAGATGAAGGGATATTACAGGGAATTCTTTTTATTTCCAGATATCAGTGTGTTGGTAGTGCTGATTTTGGGGAGTATTGGTGCGCTGTTGTGGAATGGGATTACGTGGGGGGGACTTGGGATATTCGCTTTGGGTATGTTGGTTTTCATGTTTAGTGAATACCTGACCCACCGCTTTGTCTTTCATCTGAAGCCGCCGAAAAGTCCTTTTCTATTAAAAATGCTAAAACGATTGCATTATGATCATCATACCCATCCTAATGATCTGCATTTATTATTTTTACCATTGTGGTACAGTCTCCCCAATTTATCTGTGTTGGCCATTATCTTCTATATGATTGCGGGTAGTTGGTGGCACACGCTAGCTTTTGCGAGTGGATTGATGGCGATGCTTTTCCTCTACGAGTGGAAGCATTACATTGCGCATCGTCCAATCAAGCCCCGAACGAAATTTGGTAAATGGGTTAAGAAAACACATATCCTCCATCATTTTAAGAATGAAAACTTCTGGTATGGAGTGTCCACGCCTTTTGTCGATGTGCTGTTTGGGACATTGAAAAATGAGAAGGAAGTGGAAACGAGCAAGACAGCGAAGGATTTGGAGAATAGAGTGTGATTGGGAAACCGGGAGGCAAGCATGGCTTTTCGGTTTTTTTCTATAAATCAGTGGAAGCCAATTAGTGAATCATAGGCGTGGTGCGATGGTGGTGATTTTATTTGAACAACGGCATTATCATAGCTAAGAAAATGGGTATGGCAGGAACTAGGGTTTGTTTGGCACGAACTTACTTCATTTTGGCACGAACTCGGTGCATTTTGGCATCAACTTCCCCCCGTTTGGCACGAACTTTCAAAAAACCAGTCTTGCAATCTCGCAAAGATAGACTCCTTCAAACAAGTAAAGCGAGGAAACCGGAGCATCTTTAACCTTTCAAAAGGAATCCTCCTCCTGCTTAAGATGGATGCGTCATAAAGCACTATATCACCCAATACTCTTAATTATCATCCCTCCGCGCTTTTTCTAATTTACATGTATTGTGGTTTAATTAATAGGCATTGTAGGGAATAAATCAAAAAATTAAGAAGAGGGATGTTGATGCTTATGGATAGGTCGGTTTTTAAGATTTCAGTGGGGATTGCCGCAATTTTTGTATTGATTGGTGTATGGATACCAGATCAATTGGGAAGTGCAATGGGAGTTGCCCAGAGTTTTGTTCTAGAAACGTTTGGTTGGTTTTATCAGCTTGTAGCTACGTTTTTCCTCTTATTTGCCACTTTTATGATCTTCAGTAAATATGGAAAAATCAAACTTGGGAAAAAAGATGATAAGCCGGAGTATAGTCGCCCGACTTGGTTTGCGATGCTGTTTTCTGCCGGTATGGGTATCGGGTTGCTTTTTTATGGAGTGTCAGAACCGATTTCTCATTTTTCCACACCGCCACTTGGTGAGGGGAGCACGGAACAGTCCGCCATTTTGGGGTTAAGATATACCTGGTTGCATTGGGGGCTTCATGCTTGGGCCATTTATGCAATCGTCGCGATGGCACTTGCTTATCAAAAGTTTAAGCATAATGCACCAGGACTGATGAGTGCTACACTGCGTCCTGTACTTGGTGAAAAGGTGAAAGGCCCTATCGGGAAAACGATAGATGTCGTTGCTGTGTTTGCGACGCTATTTGGGGTTGCTGCATCCCTTGGATTGGGTGCACAGCAGATTAATGCCGGATTGGAATACTTGATCGGTATCCCCAATAACTTCACGATACAGTTCATCATCATGGCTGTCATCACTGTACTTTTCATCATTTCAGCAACTACAGGAATATCAAAAGGAATTAAGTATTTAAGTAATATCAATATGTCTATTGCGGTGGTCCTATTTTTTGCGATGCTGATTTTAGGACCAACTCTTTTCCTATTAAATATGTTTACTACAACATTAGGAAGCTATGTGCAAAATGTGGCGTTGATGGGATTGCGATTATCACCGTTTGATGAGACAGAGGCTGCGTGGACACAAGGATGGACGGTCTTCTATTGGGCATGGTGGATTTCGTGGACGCCATTTGTCGGAATGTTCATTGCCCGTGTTTCTAAAGGTCGTACAATCAGGGAATTCACGATTGCTGTCTTACTTGTGCCAAGCCTTGTTTGTGCACTTTGGTTT is part of the Sutcliffiella sp. FSL R7-0096 genome and harbors:
- a CDS encoding PTS sugar transporter subunit IIA — encoded protein: MTLPILAKENILLNESAGTKEEAIKKTGQLLVDRGYVEAAYIEKMLEREELTSTYMGNFVAIPHGTEDAKKAVKESGIAILQVPAGVEFGAGNEVKLLIGIAGKGDEHLEILSQIAIVCSEEENVQQIVKATSAEEILELFEGVQ
- a CDS encoding mannitol-1-phosphate 5-dehydrogenase; translation: MKALHYGAGNIGRGFIGALLYQAGYKTTFVDVNSEIVDLINEKKEYRVVLADKTQQELVVRNVSAINSMKDSGGLEKAIVDADIITTAVGPSILPIIAKSLVSGLRNRLETNKAPLNIIACENLIGGSSLLKQHVYEGLAPDEIVLFDELFAFPDAAVDRIVPNQTNADKLMVTVEPYYEWVVDESALVGETPAIGGITFVHDLTPYIERKLFTVNTGHATVAYLGYQKGCKTIDEALTNEGVRKVAESALKETGMVLVGKYGFDKKEHEAYIGKILSRFENSYITDDVTRVGRAPLRKLGGNDRLVGPAKQYLELFGHPPANLIKAIAAAITYDMPTDDEAQKIQQLIHEKGLQEAITEITGLEADNPITEQIVKEVGV
- a CDS encoding carbohydrate-binding protein — encoded protein: MYSNQNFGQYPYAYRHTPTDERLVFFYPRPRPRPYYPYYYPYYPAPAPYFYPYYYPRPRPYPYYRTDETEMRASWREWEDLGSPLLGMKGAPAVASWSTNRLDTFVRGEDNRMWQKFWNGRRWSRWNDLGAPRGGLRSSPAAVSWGPNRIDTFARGANDGMWHKWWDGQRWSQWEDLGSPRGGFKGTPSVSSWSANRLDCFVQGMDNNMWHKWWDGARWSQWENLGSPRGGLTGSPGAVSWGPNRIDCFVRGMNERMWHKWWDGRSWSRWEDLGTPRGGFEGAPAAASWAPNRIDVFVKGDDNRLWQKYWNGQRWSQWGNLGAPRGGVQSHPAAVSWGPNRLDTFVRGNNKKMWHKWYE
- a CDS encoding GntR family transcriptional regulator, with the translated sequence MRATDKVEKQFIRKVLQGYYSPGSQIPSERELAAEFEVGRPVIREVLQRLERDGWLTIRHNQRATVNDYWKEGNLMTIVHILNEEDAIPNAFINHLLELRKDLSPSYVKGAVSHKPLEVISLIKESEIVPDDPQAFAEYDWYLQRGLAAAAPNPIYLLILNSFQHLYIKMAAYYFAESVYRDASRTYYEKLMEAALEKDGEKAKQVVQEMMEQSIQMWKEQTAIK
- a CDS encoding sterol desaturase family protein, producing the protein MKGYYREFFLFPDISVLVVLILGSIGALLWNGITWGGLGIFALGMLVFMFSEYLTHRFVFHLKPPKSPFLLKMLKRLHYDHHTHPNDLHLLFLPLWYSLPNLSVLAIIFYMIAGSWWHTLAFASGLMAMLFLYEWKHYIAHRPIKPRTKFGKWVKKTHILHHFKNENFWYGVSTPFVDVLFGTLKNEKEVETSKTAKDLENRV
- a CDS encoding BCCT family transporter, which gives rise to MLMDRSVFKISVGIAAIFVLIGVWIPDQLGSAMGVAQSFVLETFGWFYQLVATFFLLFATFMIFSKYGKIKLGKKDDKPEYSRPTWFAMLFSAGMGIGLLFYGVSEPISHFSTPPLGEGSTEQSAILGLRYTWLHWGLHAWAIYAIVAMALAYQKFKHNAPGLMSATLRPVLGEKVKGPIGKTIDVVAVFATLFGVAASLGLGAQQINAGLEYLIGIPNNFTIQFIIMAVITVLFIISATTGISKGIKYLSNINMSIAVVLFFAMLILGPTLFLLNMFTTTLGSYVQNVALMGLRLSPFDETEAAWTQGWTVFYWAWWISWTPFVGMFIARVSKGRTIREFTIAVLLVPSLVCALWFTVFGGTGIYLEYVQGLNVSGQSLETALFYVYQQLPFGALLSVLTVGLITTFFVTSADSATFVLGMQTTGGKLNPPNKIKVVWGIILVAATLVLMVSGGLAGLQTAIIVSALPLTFIVLVMCYGLMKDLDKEWKVEKNKDKSIKKAS